One stretch of Helicobacter jaachi DNA includes these proteins:
- a CDS encoding efflux RND transporter periplasmic adaptor subunit has translation MKKYLCLLAFVCLAFSFDEIIISQEEMAKNGIKVIPLNQAFNTKGVPFNTLIDFDDKTSVTQSSSFETIVVNIYKRAGESVEKGDLICDISSNELSALFFELTNTQERLKIASENERKDKSLYQAGVISKRDYQLSYLAMNELRLKLNEIKSKLDLLGIDPHFINHGPQGRYGFPVVAKASGILSVAPKQSGEKIGAFTPYVRISKNTDGNTLLGRIKIPIQLSRSIQKGAPIFDEKGNRIGEIETISVVIDRTSNTISATAKIRDTNLKVGEMVEVYIDGLLPQGTILIPSSAVVKNDNDYLIFVQSPRGFQPVKIDKVEERDNSFVVNPKGLNNKMNIATGNIIILKGMIDGLGSE, from the coding sequence GTGAAAAAATATCTATGCTTACTTGCTTTTGTTTGCCTTGCTTTTAGCTTTGATGAGATTATTATTTCCCAAGAAGAAATGGCAAAAAATGGCATTAAGGTCATTCCACTCAATCAAGCTTTTAATACTAAAGGCGTGCCATTTAATACGCTTATTGATTTTGATGATAAAACTTCAGTCACGCAAAGTTCAAGCTTTGAAACCATCGTGGTAAATATTTACAAACGCGCGGGGGAGAGCGTTGAAAAGGGTGATTTAATCTGCGATATTAGCTCCAATGAATTAAGCGCACTCTTTTTTGAGCTTACAAACACGCAAGAGCGGCTTAAAATCGCCTCAGAAAATGAGCGCAAGGATAAATCGCTCTATCAAGCAGGCGTTATTTCTAAAAGGGATTATCAGTTAAGCTATCTAGCGATGAATGAGCTAAGATTAAAGCTTAATGAGATTAAATCAAAGCTTGATTTATTAGGCATTGACCCGCATTTTATTAATCACGGACCGCAAGGCAGATATGGCTTTCCTGTTGTGGCAAAAGCATCAGGTATTTTATCTGTAGCGCCAAAGCAAAGTGGGGAGAAAATCGGCGCATTTACGCCTTATGTGAGAATCTCAAAAAACACAGATGGCAATACATTGCTTGGGCGTATTAAAATTCCTATCCAGCTTTCGCGCAGTATCCAAAAGGGCGCGCCTATTTTTGATGAAAAAGGCAATAGAATTGGCGAGATTGAAACCATATCGGTGGTGATTGATAGGACTTCAAATACCATTTCCGCCACAGCAAAAATCCGCGACACAAATTTAAAAGTAGGTGAAATGGTAGAAGTATATATCGATGGCTTGCTCCCGCAAGGCACTATTCTTATCCCCTCATCAGCGGTGGTAAAAAATGATAATGACTACCTTATTTTCGTCCAAAGCCCACGCGGCTTCCAGCCTGTGAAAATCGATAAAGTCGAGGAGCGAGATAATAGTTTTGTGGTGAATCCAAAAGGTTTAAATAATAAAATGAATATCGCCACAGGTAATATTATTATTCTTAAGGGTATGATAGATGGACTTGGGAGCGAATAA
- a CDS encoding efflux RND transporter permease subunit — MLAKIIEFSLRQRMIVVLSAIMLFAFGVYSFFTIPIDAFPDVSSTQVKIILKAPGMAPEEVENRVVRPLELELLGLPNQKSLRSLSKYGIADITIDFNDGTDIYLARNMVNEKLSLAMGDLPTGISGGLAPIVTPLSDMFMFTLESLDGSISEVQKRQILDFTIRPALRNIKGVADVNRLGGYAKAIAVVPDFDDMARLGISISQLQDVLDANLKNDGAGRVSRDGESFLVKVQTGSMSIQEIRSIPIITKFGFVRIGDFCSVVESHMTRLGLVTIDGKGETTQGLVLSLKGANSRDAITEIKAKMEELKSSLPPSLELRVFYDRSQLTQKAVNNVIKTLAEAVVLIVILLFLFLGDVRAAVAVSVILPLAIAVAFVMMRHYGISANLMSLGGLAIAVGILVDSAVVTVENAFEKLSLAKNSPKLHTIYRACKEISVSVFSGIVIIIIFFVPILTLEGLEGKFFVPLAQTIVFALLGSLILSMTLIPVISSFVLKATQHHETKIMRFFNKMYEPMLHFAITKTKLLLLGALAFLIFSFSLFPFIGSAFMPTLQEGDIVLNIESSPSISLEQNRDIMLLMQKELLSRVSEIKSVVTRTGTDEVGLDPSGPNQSDAFVSFKPKEEWEAKSMEEVEDKIRAVVADFKGMNIALVQPIDMRISEMLTGVRGDLAIKIFGLEIDELNNLSSQIVEILKGIEGSAEVFTTLNKGVNYLYVTPEHSIMANTGISSDEFSKFMRSSLEGIIVTYIPQGFARIPVIIRQDASIASDITKLKSLQMSSLDGNPVPISSIAEIEEVDGPVQIQREQSKRYSVVRSNVINRDLGGFVQEAKQKIAEQVQLPDGYSITYGGQFENQQRANKRLGTVIPLSILAIFFILFFTFKSIPLSLLILLNIPFAVTGGLISLFLSGEYISVPASVGFIALFGIAVLNGVVMVGYFLQLLKEGYSLDDTIVIGAKRRLRPVLMTAFIAGLGLIPMLLSTGVGSEVQKPLAIVVLGGLITSSMLTLLILPPLFRIVVRKFGV, encoded by the coding sequence ATGCTAGCTAAGATTATTGAATTTTCACTCCGCCAGCGAATGATTGTCGTGCTTAGCGCAATTATGCTCTTTGCTTTTGGGGTGTATTCATTTTTTACTATCCCTATTGATGCTTTCCCTGATGTATCCTCCACACAAGTAAAAATTATATTAAAAGCTCCCGGTATGGCGCCAGAAGAAGTAGAAAATCGTGTCGTGCGCCCTTTGGAGCTAGAGTTGCTTGGCTTACCCAATCAAAAAAGCCTCCGTAGCCTTTCAAAATATGGCATTGCTGATATTACTATTGATTTTAATGATGGCACAGATATTTATCTTGCGCGTAATATGGTGAATGAAAAGCTCTCTCTTGCTATGGGCGATTTGCCTACGGGCATAAGCGGGGGGCTAGCGCCTATTGTTACGCCACTTAGCGATATGTTTATGTTCACACTTGAAAGCCTTGATGGCTCTATTTCTGAAGTGCAAAAACGCCAGATTCTAGATTTTACCATTCGCCCCGCACTGCGCAATATTAAAGGTGTGGCTGATGTCAATCGCTTGGGCGGGTATGCTAAGGCTATAGCTGTTGTGCCTGATTTTGATGATATGGCGCGGCTTGGCATTAGTATTAGTCAATTACAAGATGTGCTTGATGCTAATCTTAAAAATGACGGCGCAGGTCGTGTATCACGCGATGGCGAAAGCTTCCTTGTAAAAGTGCAAACAGGCTCTATGAGTATTCAAGAGATTCGCAGTATCCCTATTATCACTAAATTTGGCTTTGTGCGTATAGGGGATTTTTGTAGTGTAGTGGAGAGCCATATGACGCGGCTTGGGCTTGTAACCATTGATGGCAAGGGTGAAACGACACAAGGTTTAGTGCTATCTCTAAAGGGTGCAAATTCGCGTGACGCCATTACAGAGATTAAGGCAAAAATGGAGGAGCTTAAATCCTCGCTGCCACCAAGTCTTGAATTGCGTGTATTTTATGACCGCTCGCAGCTTACGCAAAAAGCGGTGAATAATGTTATTAAAACCCTTGCTGAAGCGGTAGTATTAATAGTTATTTTACTCTTTTTATTCTTAGGCGATGTGCGCGCGGCTGTGGCTGTGAGCGTTATTTTGCCGCTAGCCATTGCTGTGGCTTTTGTGATGATGCGCCATTATGGGATTTCGGCAAATCTTATGAGCTTAGGGGGATTAGCCATTGCGGTTGGAATCTTAGTGGATTCTGCAGTGGTTACGGTTGAAAATGCCTTTGAAAAGCTAAGCTTAGCTAAAAATTCGCCCAAACTGCACACGATTTATCGTGCTTGCAAGGAAATTTCTGTATCTGTATTTAGCGGGATTGTTATTATTATCATATTTTTTGTCCCCATTCTTACGCTTGAGGGCTTGGAGGGAAAATTCTTTGTCCCCCTTGCGCAAACTATTGTATTTGCCCTGCTTGGCTCGCTCATTCTCTCAATGACGCTTATTCCTGTGATTAGCTCCTTTGTGCTTAAAGCCACGCAACATCATGAAACAAAAATCATGCGCTTTTTTAATAAAATGTATGAACCTATGCTGCATTTTGCCATTACCAAAACAAAGCTACTTTTGCTCGGTGCGCTTGCTTTTCTTATTTTTAGCTTCTCGTTATTCCCATTCATTGGTAGCGCGTTTATGCCTACACTGCAGGAGGGCGATATTGTATTAAATATAGAATCTAGCCCATCTATTTCGCTTGAGCAAAATAGAGATATTATGTTGCTTATGCAAAAAGAGCTGCTCTCCCGCGTGAGTGAGATTAAAAGCGTGGTTACGCGCACAGGCACAGATGAAGTGGGGCTTGACCCATCTGGTCCTAATCAAAGCGATGCATTTGTTTCTTTTAAGCCCAAAGAAGAGTGGGAAGCAAAGAGTATGGAGGAGGTTGAAGATAAAATCCGCGCGGTTGTGGCGGACTTTAAGGGAATGAATATCGCCCTTGTGCAGCCTATTGATATGAGGATTTCTGAAATGCTAACGGGCGTGCGAGGGGATTTGGCGATTAAAATCTTTGGACTTGAGATTGATGAGCTAAATAATCTTAGCTCGCAAATTGTTGAGATTCTAAAAGGCATAGAGGGGTCGGCGGAAGTCTTTACCACGCTCAATAAAGGCGTAAATTATCTCTATGTAACGCCAGAGCATTCTATTATGGCAAACACAGGCATTTCAAGCGATGAATTTAGCAAATTTATGCGCTCTAGCCTTGAGGGGATTATCGTTACTTACATTCCACAGGGCTTTGCGCGCATTCCTGTTATTATTCGGCAAGATGCGAGCATTGCTTCAGATATTACTAAACTTAAAAGCTTGCAGATGAGTTCTCTTGATGGCAATCCTGTGCCTATTAGCTCCATTGCTGAGATTGAGGAGGTTGATGGACCTGTGCAGATTCAAAGGGAGCAGTCAAAGCGCTATAGTGTCGTGCGCAGCAATGTGATTAATCGTGATTTGGGCGGGTTTGTACAGGAGGCAAAGCAAAAAATTGCCGAGCAAGTCCAGCTGCCAGATGGCTATTCTATCACTTATGGCGGGCAGTTTGAGAATCAGCAAAGGGCAAATAAGCGGCTTGGCACAGTTATTCCGCTAAGTATTTTGGCTATCTTTTTTATTTTATTTTTTACTTTTAAATCTATTCCGCTATCTTTGCTCATTTTGCTAAATATCCCTTTTGCCGTAACAGGAGGGCTTATTTCGCTTTTCTTATCAGGTGAATACATATCTGTGCCTGCTTCTGTTGGCTTTATTGCTCTTTTTGGTATTGCTGTGCTTAATGGCGTGGTAATGGTGGGATATTTCTTACAATTACTTAAAGAGGGCTACAGCCTTGATGATACGATTGTTATTGGCGCAAAAAGGCGCTTGCGCCCAGTGCTTATGACTGCATTTATCGCGGGGCTTGGGCTTATCCCGATGCTACTCTCCACAGGTGTGGGCAGTGAAGTGCAAAAACCTCTTGCTATAGTCGTGCTAGGCGGGCTTATAACATCATCTATGCTTACATTGCTGATATTGCCGCCGCTTTTTAGGATTGTGGTGCGCAAATTTGGCGTGTAG
- a CDS encoding RNA pyrophosphohydrolase has protein sequence MNDTPKKYRPNVAAVILSSVYPRECRFFIAHRLDIKGAWQFPQGGIDAGESPKDALLRELKEEIGTNEIQIISECPEWIQYDFPKGVTKKMYAGFAGQVQKYFLVRLKNDKAVNIQTPEPEFDKYEFVDTKELFERVTHFKKEVYKRVLGHFRKEGYI, from the coding sequence ATGAATGATACTCCCAAAAAATATCGCCCAAATGTCGCAGCCGTAATCCTATCAAGTGTGTATCCGCGCGAATGCCGATTTTTCATCGCGCATCGCTTAGACATTAAAGGCGCGTGGCAATTTCCACAAGGGGGTATTGACGCGGGGGAAAGCCCAAAAGATGCGCTACTGCGCGAGCTAAAAGAGGAGATTGGCACAAACGAAATACAAATTATTAGCGAATGTCCGGAGTGGATTCAGTATGATTTCCCCAAAGGCGTTACAAAGAAAATGTATGCGGGCTTTGCCGGGCAGGTGCAAAAATATTTTCTTGTGCGGCTTAAAAATGATAAGGCGGTAAATATCCAAACACCAGAGCCTGAATTTGATAAATATGAGTTTGTGGATACTAAAGAGCTTTTTGAGCGCGTAACACACTTCAAAAAAGAGGTGTATAAGCGCGTTTTAGGGCATTTCCGCAAGGAGGGGTATATATAG
- the hemW gene encoding radical SAM family heme chaperone HemW: MLLYIHIPFCTSKCGYCAFSSFVGQEAYMPSYVNALCQDIAHSLTTHKDSTLDSIFFGGGTPSLMPARFYERIFATIHSYARVSGDCEISLEANINHLSLQWCKDMIGFGANRLSVGIQSFNKHKLAFLEREHSAQEIAKSMENAYNAGFKNLSCDLIIDTPLDSMQLIESDIARARTLPINHISVYALSIDKGSRFATQKMTSIDASESEFLSFYARDVLQDAGFSQYEVSNYTKNNTPCKHNLGYWQGCEYLGCGASAVGRVGQIRSQAYAHLSRYIAYPLQRVQEALKQSDLRTESIMLGLRCIQGVDMSLFTLDERSVIQSLIDGRKCRIEERENGTFLVANELFLSDEITTWLLRRL, encoded by the coding sequence ATGCTGCTGTATATTCACATACCCTTTTGCACCAGCAAGTGCGGGTATTGCGCGTTTAGCTCTTTTGTAGGGCAGGAGGCGTATATGCCCTCTTATGTGAATGCCCTATGCCAAGACATAGCCCATAGCCTCACTACGCACAAGGATAGCACTCTAGATTCTATATTTTTTGGCGGCGGCACGCCTAGTCTTATGCCTGCTAGATTTTATGAGCGCATTTTTGCCACTATTCATTCGTATGCGCGCGTGAGTGGGGATTGTGAAATAAGCCTTGAGGCAAACATCAATCATCTAAGCTTGCAGTGGTGTAAGGATATGATAGGCTTTGGCGCAAATCGCTTGAGTGTAGGCATTCAAAGCTTTAATAAGCATAAGCTTGCTTTTTTAGAGCGTGAGCATAGCGCGCAAGAAATTGCCAAAAGTATGGAAAATGCGTATAATGCAGGCTTTAAGAATTTGAGCTGTGATTTGATTATTGACACGCCCCTAGATTCTATGCAGCTTATAGAATCTGATATTGCACGCGCGCGGACTTTGCCCATTAATCACATCTCTGTGTATGCGCTAAGCATTGATAAAGGCTCGCGCTTTGCTACGCAAAAAATGACAAGTATTGATGCAAGTGAGAGTGAATTTTTAAGCTTTTATGCGCGTGATGTGCTACAAGATGCGGGCTTTAGTCAATATGAAGTTTCAAATTATACTAAGAATAATACCCCCTGCAAGCATAATTTGGGCTATTGGCAGGGGTGTGAGTATTTGGGCTGTGGGGCTTCTGCGGTGGGGAGGGTAGGGCAGATACGCTCTCAAGCTTACGCGCACTTAAGCCGCTATATCGCTTATCCCTTGCAGAGGGTGCAGGAGGCATTAAAGCAAAGTGATTTGCGCACAGAATCCATTATGCTAGGGCTTAGATGTATTCAAGGTGTGGATATGTCGCTTTTTACGCTAGATGAAAGAAGTGTGATACAAAGCCTCATTGATGGGCGCAAATGTCGCATTGAGGAGCGTGAAAATGGCACATTCTTGGTGGCAAATGAGTTATTTTTGAGCGATGAGATTACCACTTGGCTGCTTAGGAGGCTTTAA
- a CDS encoding transcriptional repressor — translation MNSNHRVETLDSILERLRSSIKKNGLKNSKQREEIIAVLYKSGTHLSPEEITNIIKMTDKNASISSVYRILSFLEKEHFITALEADKSGRRYEIAAKEHHDHIICLTCGDIVEFVDDDIERLQLDIAQQFGAKLISHDMRLFVKCSKCQGL, via the coding sequence ATGAATTCCAATCACCGCGTGGAGACACTAGATTCTATCCTTGAGCGACTAAGAAGCTCTATCAAAAAAAATGGGTTGAAAAATTCTAAGCAGCGAGAGGAAATCATTGCTGTGCTGTATAAAAGTGGCACGCACCTAAGCCCAGAAGAGATTACAAACATTATCAAAATGACGGATAAAAATGCTAGCATTTCATCTGTTTATAGAATCTTAAGCTTTCTTGAAAAGGAGCATTTCATCACCGCATTAGAGGCGGATAAGAGCGGCAGACGCTATGAAATTGCGGCAAAAGAACATCATGACCATATTATTTGCCTCACTTGCGGAGATATTGTGGAATTTGTCGATGATGATATTGAGCGCTTGCAGCTTGATATTGCCCAGCAATTTGGTGCAAAGCTCATAAGCCACGATATGCGGCTATTTGTGAAGTGCTCTAAGTGTCAGGGCTTGTAG
- a CDS encoding methyl-accepting chemotaxis protein, protein MFGSNKALQRQMMEKDAQIAHLSKELETYKLLVGFSQVEAIVGIKGGEVVYKNDVAQKLDSLSTLIPQLGEHVNSISSHRHEFSVKNTRVDDVVYYSIVPLNHLTNDADGVNLFEVYTKSLKTGVTETQASLQDVLTESNSVAQHSIEAAHSAESGLGMSANALEQIEVLYEKMQVASDLVTSLTQRSNEITSVISLIDDIAEQTNLLALNAAIEAARAGEHGRGFAVVADEVRKLAEKTQKATKEIAVVVKSMQQEANDIQTSTEETNEATSNVRDGVSKLHSIINNLKLGSLVTKFSTFNLSNRIFCVLAKLDHVVYKNNLYSYIFGLQDSFNCVDHHNCRLGKWYFEGDGKKIFANTQGYKALDAYHAGVHTEAITLAQTFANEQQACPKSFINSKILAMEQNSDGVMKCIVEMYNEKREEVLSEVKKLESEMTHDTPALNAARAHSEPKKPDETKIESKTESKGESKTESKIESHEPHAQEAKEQEK, encoded by the coding sequence ATGTTTGGTTCCAATAAGGCATTGCAGCGGCAGATGATGGAGAAAGATGCGCAGATAGCTCATCTTTCAAAGGAGCTTGAGACTTATAAGCTCCTTGTTGGATTCTCTCAAGTGGAGGCGATTGTAGGCATTAAGGGCGGCGAAGTGGTCTATAAAAATGATGTTGCCCAAAAATTAGATAGTCTTAGCACGCTCATTCCCCAATTAGGCGAGCATGTAAATAGCATTAGTAGTCATCGCCACGAATTTAGCGTCAAAAATACGCGCGTAGATGATGTGGTGTATTACTCCATTGTGCCGCTTAATCACCTAACAAACGACGCAGATGGCGTAAATTTATTTGAAGTTTATACTAAGAGCCTAAAGACAGGCGTTACAGAGACGCAAGCGTCCTTGCAAGATGTGCTTACAGAATCTAATAGCGTAGCCCAGCACTCTATTGAGGCTGCTCATTCGGCTGAAAGCGGGCTAGGAATGAGCGCAAACGCGCTAGAGCAAATTGAAGTGCTGTATGAAAAAATGCAAGTGGCATCAGATTTAGTAACCTCGCTCACCCAGCGCAGCAATGAGATTACAAGCGTTATTTCACTCATTGATGATATCGCAGAGCAGACAAATCTCCTTGCCTTAAATGCTGCTATTGAAGCAGCGCGCGCAGGCGAGCATGGGCGAGGCTTTGCTGTGGTGGCAGATGAGGTGCGCAAACTAGCAGAAAAAACGCAAAAAGCCACCAAAGAAATTGCGGTGGTGGTTAAATCTATGCAGCAAGAGGCAAATGATATTCAAACTAGCACAGAGGAGACAAACGAAGCTACAAGCAATGTGCGCGATGGCGTTTCAAAGCTGCATAGCATTATTAATAATCTCAAACTTGGCAGTCTTGTAACTAAATTTAGCACCTTTAATTTGAGCAATAGAATCTTCTGTGTGCTTGCAAAGCTTGACCATGTGGTGTATAAAAATAATCTTTATTCTTATATCTTTGGCTTGCAAGATAGCTTTAATTGCGTCGACCATCACAACTGCCGCTTGGGCAAATGGTATTTTGAAGGCGATGGTAAGAAAATATTTGCTAATACACAAGGCTATAAGGCTTTGGACGCTTATCATGCGGGCGTGCATACAGAGGCTATCACGCTTGCGCAAACTTTTGCTAATGAGCAGCAGGCTTGCCCTAAGAGCTTTATTAATAGTAAGATTTTGGCTATGGAGCAAAATTCTGATGGCGTTATGAAGTGCATTGTGGAAATGTATAATGAAAAGCGCGAAGAAGTGCTAAGTGAGGTCAAAAAGCTTGAGAGCGAAATGACGCATGATACTCCTGCGCTTAATGCTGCACGCGCACATAGTGAGCCTAAAAAGCCAGATGAGACTAAAATAGAATCTAAGACAGAATCTAAAGGGGAGAGTAAAACAGAATCTAAAATAGAATCTCACGAGCCGCACGCACAAGAGGCTAAAGAGCAAGAAAAGTAA
- a CDS encoding penicillin-binding protein 1A, which produces MRGIRYSFFVICIVLGIAVVAYLVKLFYEVEAEVSKIKNYRFALASQIVDRKDRLIANVFTDENFRFYATFDEIPPRLIESLLAVEDTLFFEHVGINPDAISRAMLKNIKSMRYVEGGSTLTQQLIKNIALSPEKTLKRKLTEAMLAIHIERHLSKEKILELYLNRISFGHGYHGIKTAAMGYFHKTLHQLTLKEMCMLVGLPKAPSFYDPTKNKDFSMARANDIIDRLYDIGWISKEEHDGAIKEVPEVYNQTLTQNIAPYVVDEVLRELGHIEDLKTGGYYIKLKVDVDYQLAAQEALVYGYEQINKRLKERYPKSFNEDLSNDTLNGAMVVTDTHTGDILAMVGGVDYTKSKFNRATQARRQLGSSIKPFIYQSAFDRGNSPATFVPDVPRKFVTKGAAEAASDTTKETESEAWSPVNYTPKYNGFMTLKDALRTSSNLATINLVDQIIGFSKVYQSLKKDGFNNLPENMSIVLGSFELSPLETAQQYSMFSNYGTIVKPVLVDSVINKNGENVYSSPTESRHITTAAQAFLTIDILRDVVNRGTGARARVNGLEVAGKTGTSNKNIDGWFCGFTPDVQAIVWYGRDDNTPIGPHESGGVVAPPAFAYLFSKVLTFDPAITRKFKVPEGVRLKTLDYGDFYYTDDSPLPTKKPMVDMNEDIWF; this is translated from the coding sequence GTGCGCGGGATTAGATATAGTTTTTTTGTTATTTGTATTGTTTTGGGTATCGCGGTTGTAGCGTATCTTGTCAAGCTTTTTTATGAGGTGGAAGCAGAGGTGAGTAAGATTAAAAATTATCGCTTTGCACTTGCCTCGCAGATTGTGGATAGGAAAGATAGACTGATTGCTAATGTTTTTACTGATGAAAATTTTAGATTCTATGCTACCTTTGATGAAATCCCCCCACGGCTTATAGAATCGCTGCTTGCGGTGGAGGATACATTATTTTTTGAGCATGTAGGGATTAACCCTGATGCTATTTCGCGCGCTATGCTTAAAAATATTAAAAGTATGCGCTATGTGGAGGGCGGCAGCACGCTCACACAGCAGCTTATTAAAAATATCGCCCTAAGTCCAGAAAAAACGCTTAAGCGCAAGCTCACAGAGGCAATGCTAGCCATTCACATCGAGCGGCATTTGAGTAAAGAAAAAATTTTAGAGCTTTACCTTAATCGCATTTCTTTTGGGCATGGTTATCATGGCATTAAAACAGCGGCTATGGGGTATTTTCATAAGACTTTGCACCAGCTTACATTAAAAGAGATGTGTATGCTCGTGGGCTTGCCTAAGGCGCCAAGTTTTTATGACCCTACAAAAAATAAAGATTTCTCTATGGCGCGCGCCAATGACATCATTGATAGGCTTTATGATATTGGTTGGATTTCTAAAGAGGAGCATGATGGGGCCATTAAGGAAGTGCCAGAGGTATATAATCAAACCTTGACGCAAAATATCGCTCCTTATGTGGTTGATGAGGTGCTGCGCGAGCTTGGGCATATAGAGGATTTAAAAACGGGCGGATATTATATTAAGCTTAAGGTTGATGTAGATTATCAGCTCGCTGCGCAAGAAGCTCTTGTTTATGGCTATGAGCAGATTAATAAGCGCCTAAAGGAGCGCTATCCTAAAAGCTTTAATGAGGATTTGAGCAATGATACGTTAAATGGTGCTATGGTGGTTACAGACACGCACACGGGAGATATTTTAGCTATGGTGGGCGGCGTGGATTATACAAAATCTAAATTTAATCGCGCCACACAGGCGAGAAGGCAGCTTGGTAGCTCTATAAAGCCCTTTATTTATCAAAGTGCGTTTGATAGGGGGAATTCTCCTGCTACTTTTGTGCCAGATGTGCCGCGCAAGTTTGTTACCAAAGGTGCAGCAGAGGCAGCAAGTGATACGACAAAAGAGACAGAATCTGAAGCATGGAGCCCTGTAAATTATACGCCAAAATATAATGGATTTATGACCTTAAAAGACGCACTGCGCACATCAAGCAATCTTGCGACGATTAATCTTGTAGACCAAATTATCGGCTTTAGCAAAGTGTATCAATCTTTAAAAAAAGATGGCTTTAATAATTTGCCTGAAAATATGTCCATTGTGTTGGGGAGCTTTGAGCTTTCCCCACTTGAGACAGCGCAGCAGTATTCGATGTTTTCTAATTATGGCACGATTGTAAAGCCTGTGCTTGTAGATTCTGTAATTAACAAAAATGGCGAAAATGTATATAGCTCACCCACAGAATCTAGGCATATTACCACCGCAGCACAGGCGTTTTTGACCATTGATATTTTGCGAGATGTGGTAAATCGCGGCACAGGAGCGCGTGCGCGCGTGAATGGCTTGGAAGTGGCGGGCAAAACAGGCACTTCTAATAAAAATATAGATGGGTGGTTTTGTGGATTTACGCCAGATGTGCAAGCCATTGTGTGGTATGGGCGCGATGATAATACGCCCATAGGACCACATGAATCAGGCGGAGTAGTAGCGCCTCCTGCCTTTGCTTATTTGTTTTCTAAGGTGCTAACCTTTGACCCAGCTATTACTAGAAAGTTTAAAGTGCCAGAGGGCGTGCGCTTAAAAACGCTTGATTATGGCGATTTTTATTATACTGATGATTCGCCCTTGCCCACTAAAAAGCCTATGGTTGATATGAATGAGGATATTTGGTTTTAG
- a CDS encoding DUF507 family protein codes for MRLKLQHAPYIANKISIDLGNSPHIKPLVPIQNIAQSALECLKENIQKELAIDEKVREILEERSDEIEDFGMDERELFRMCKKQVAREENFYLAWEDRCSDVSHQILTQLDSLIAFEVSETIIKNIIFKAINEYSKIYDKAEEAVFEKLKKYKRKLTYGTEEYEIVFSKLYEEELRKRGLL; via the coding sequence ATGAGATTGAAGCTCCAGCATGCCCCTTATATTGCAAATAAAATTAGTATCGATTTGGGCAACTCGCCGCATATTAAGCCTTTAGTGCCTATCCAAAATATCGCTCAAAGCGCCTTAGAATGTCTCAAAGAAAATATCCAAAAGGAATTAGCCATTGATGAAAAAGTGCGCGAGATTTTAGAGGAGCGCAGCGATGAGATTGAGGATTTTGGTATGGACGAGCGGGAGCTTTTTAGAATGTGTAAAAAGCAAGTGGCGCGGGAAGAAAACTTTTATCTTGCATGGGAGGATAGATGCAGCGATGTCTCACATCAAATTCTTACGCAGCTAGATTCTCTTATTGCCTTTGAAGTGTCTGAAACTATTATTAAAAATATTATTTTTAAAGCTATTAATGAATATTCTAAAATCTATGATAAAGCCGAAGAAGCCGTTTTTGAAAAGCTTAAAAAATATAAGCGCAAGCTTACTTATGGCACAGAAGAATATGAGATTGTTTTTAGCAAACTCTATGAAGAGGAGCTGCGCAAAAGAGGGCTTTTATGA